The region AGGAAAACCAATGAAAGCGGTAATACTAGCAGGGGGATTGGGGACAAGGATCAGTGAAGAGACAACAATCAAACCGAAGCCGATGGTAGAGATCGGGGGCAAGCCAATCTTGTGGCACATCATGAAAATCTACTCGGCACACGGAATCAACGATTTCATAATTTGCTGCGGATACAAAGGATACGTAATCAAAGAGTATTTTGCCAACTACTTTCTACACATGTCGGACGTGACATTTGACATGCGATTCAATCAAATGAACGTGCACTGCGGGTATGCCGAACCGTGGCGGGTGACCTTAGTCGATACCGGGGAAGCAACCATGACCGGCGGGAGACTCAAGCGCGTCAAAGAACACGTCGGCAATAGCACATTCTGCTTCACCTACGGCGACGGAGTGAGCAACGTCAACATCACCAAACTCATCGAGTTTCACCGTCAACAAAAAACACAAGCAACACTGACAGCAGTACAACCACCAGGCAGATTCGGAGCGATTTGTCTAGGCGAAGAACAAACACGCATAACATCATTCAAAGAAAAAC is a window of Chroococcidiopsis sp. TS-821 DNA encoding:
- the rfbF gene encoding glucose-1-phosphate cytidylyltransferase; its protein translation is MKAVILAGGLGTRISEETTIKPKPMVEIGGKPILWHIMKIYSAHGINDFIICCGYKGYVIKEYFANYFLHMSDVTFDMRFNQMNVHCGYAEPWRVTLVDTGEATMTGGRLKRVKEHVGNSTFCFTYGDGVSNVNITKLIEFHRQQKTQATLTAVQPPGRFGAICLGEEQTRITSFKEKPGGDGAWINGGYFVLEPEVIDYIADDSTVWEQEPLEKLAHLEQLSAYKHDGFWQPMDTLRDKNYLEDLWKKGNAPWKVW